In Actinoplanes sp. NBC_00393, a single genomic region encodes these proteins:
- a CDS encoding CGNR zinc finger domain-containing protein: MPVEGPLWVVREFVNTYDVEKDVEALPDAADLTAWLRYAGLLGATETAAYADVRHARTLREGIRELLTANHDGTPAATAAAILDAETRRVRLRPHFTPTGLQYAADGTSADRALGGLLAVIAQAMADGTWQRLKVCSNDTCRWAFYDASRSGAGRWCSMAVCGNRRKAQTYRARRRESA; encoded by the coding sequence ATGCCGGTGGAGGGACCACTCTGGGTCGTCCGCGAGTTCGTCAACACGTATGACGTGGAGAAGGACGTCGAGGCGCTGCCCGACGCCGCCGACCTGACCGCCTGGTTGCGCTATGCGGGCCTGCTCGGCGCGACCGAGACGGCCGCCTACGCGGACGTGCGCCACGCCCGCACGCTGCGGGAAGGCATCCGCGAGCTGCTCACGGCCAACCACGACGGCACGCCGGCAGCGACAGCTGCGGCGATCCTCGACGCAGAAACCCGCCGGGTACGCCTACGCCCGCACTTCACCCCCACCGGCTTGCAGTACGCGGCCGACGGCACCTCCGCCGACCGCGCGCTGGGCGGCCTGCTCGCCGTCATCGCCCAGGCCATGGCCGACGGAACCTGGCAGCGCCTGAAGGTGTGCAGCAACGACACCTGCCGGTGGGCGTTCTACGACGCCTCCCGTTCCGGCGCGGGCCGCTGGTGCTCGATGGCGGTCTGCGGCAACCGGCGCAAGGCCCAGACCTACCGGGCCCGCCGCCGCGAGTCCGCCTAG
- a CDS encoding MFS transporter has protein sequence MGRDFRRLFAGTAISALGSEISELALPLLAILTFQATAEQVGLLRAAQFLPFLLLTLYAGVLVDRVRRRPLMVAADLGRFVVIGAVPLLGWAGMGMEPLYLLVFLAGAGTVVHQLADQAYLPTLVSRDQLLPANGRIAAAQSGAELSGQGIGGLLVAWLTAPFAVAVDALTYLVSAIAVAGIRTPEPRPVRRDGTRLRQEVFEGIRYLAGSRLLRPLVGEAATYNIAYQVFSIALLLWLARDLRLSPVVIGVVLSLAAVGALGGALAGAKISARYGFGPTMLVTMAIGNSAPLLLFAAPDRGAGVAVLVGAVFLVIGFGTALANVHNRSLRQSAVPDEIQGRVTAAYRLVSWGTLPLGSLAGGYLAASLGAYEALLAGAVGLAAATLWVAVSPIPRLREAPAHV, from the coding sequence GTGGGCCGAGATTTCCGGCGGCTCTTCGCCGGCACCGCCATCTCCGCGCTCGGCAGCGAGATCAGCGAGCTCGCGCTGCCGCTGCTGGCGATCCTCACTTTCCAAGCCACCGCCGAGCAGGTGGGCCTGCTGCGGGCCGCGCAGTTCCTGCCGTTCCTGCTACTCACCCTCTACGCCGGGGTGCTCGTCGACCGGGTGCGCCGGCGCCCGCTGATGGTGGCCGCCGACCTCGGCCGGTTCGTCGTGATCGGTGCGGTGCCGCTGCTCGGCTGGGCCGGCATGGGGATGGAACCGCTCTACCTGCTGGTCTTCCTGGCCGGCGCCGGGACCGTCGTGCACCAGCTCGCCGACCAGGCCTATCTGCCGACGCTGGTCAGCCGGGACCAGCTGCTGCCCGCGAACGGCCGGATCGCCGCCGCCCAGTCCGGCGCCGAACTCTCCGGCCAGGGCATCGGCGGGCTGCTCGTGGCCTGGCTGACCGCGCCCTTCGCGGTGGCCGTCGACGCGCTGACGTACCTGGTCTCGGCGATCGCGGTGGCCGGCATCCGCACACCCGAACCGCGCCCGGTACGCCGGGACGGCACCCGGCTGCGCCAGGAGGTGTTCGAGGGCATCCGGTACCTGGCCGGCAGCCGCCTGCTGCGGCCGCTCGTCGGGGAGGCCGCCACCTACAACATCGCCTACCAGGTCTTCTCCATCGCCCTGCTGCTCTGGCTCGCCCGGGACCTGCGGCTGTCGCCCGTGGTGATCGGCGTCGTGCTCAGCCTGGCTGCCGTGGGCGCGCTCGGTGGCGCGCTGGCCGGGGCGAAAATCTCGGCACGGTACGGGTTCGGGCCCACGATGCTCGTCACGATGGCCATCGGGAACAGCGCGCCGCTGCTGCTGTTCGCCGCGCCGGACCGCGGTGCCGGCGTTGCGGTGCTGGTCGGCGCGGTCTTCCTGGTGATCGGCTTCGGCACGGCGCTGGCCAATGTGCACAACCGCAGCCTGCGGCAGAGCGCGGTGCCGGATGAGATCCAGGGCCGCGTGACCGCGGCCTACCGGCTGGTCTCCTGGGGGACGCTGCCGCTGGGATCGCTTGCGGGTGGCTATCTGGCGGCTTCGCTGGGGGCGTACGAGGCCCTGCTCGCCGGCGCGGTCGGGCTGGCCGCGGCCACCCTGTGGGTCGCCGTGTCACCGATCCCGCGGCTGCGTGAGGCCCCGGCCCACGTCTAG
- a CDS encoding GNAT family N-acetyltransferase, whose product MSDYLIRPGRIADTADVAALQAAVQLQAATGGQPHPGIAAWVEDLMEGHPSVTPADFLVAEDTATGRPVASLVSLRQDWFLDGVRLPAVQTELVGTAPEHRGNRLTERLFAALHERYPTADVPIQMIEGIPYFYRRFGYEYAMANDGAPTVPASALPTTGPATAPPQTGPLPTRPATTPPQTGSLTMRSATAADAEDLAAIDKEIADGPALVCPRDAAVWRYEIAGRRPEDILRRSVALLLDGTDVRGYVVHGSRLSTGGLLTVFAAACPDPADWPHAATTMYAHLNHTGHGFEAGQPFTAVRLLLGPEHPLAQFGPPGIAARPSGWYIRHTDPADLLTRLQPLLRKRWHGLRWPEPDLTINTYGRAARLSFTDGELSTVTAVRSPAGPDDHAHIPPGALLQLALGHRTIPEVLDTWPDCVLRDRLTEHFLTAAFPRVPIRIWSRG is encoded by the coding sequence ATGAGCGACTATCTGATTCGGCCGGGGCGGATCGCCGACACCGCGGACGTGGCTGCCCTGCAGGCCGCGGTCCAGTTGCAGGCGGCGACGGGCGGCCAACCGCATCCCGGCATCGCCGCCTGGGTCGAGGACCTGATGGAGGGGCACCCCTCGGTGACCCCCGCCGACTTCCTGGTCGCCGAGGACACCGCCACCGGCCGGCCGGTCGCCAGCCTGGTCAGCCTGCGACAGGACTGGTTCCTGGACGGCGTACGCCTGCCGGCCGTGCAAACCGAGCTTGTCGGCACCGCGCCGGAGCACCGCGGCAACCGGCTCACCGAGCGACTGTTCGCCGCCCTCCACGAGCGCTACCCGACCGCCGACGTGCCGATCCAGATGATCGAGGGCATCCCGTACTTCTACCGGCGTTTCGGCTACGAATACGCAATGGCCAACGACGGCGCCCCGACCGTGCCCGCCTCCGCCTTGCCGACAACCGGCCCGGCCACCGCACCGCCCCAGACCGGCCCGCTGCCAACGCGCCCAGCCACCACGCCGCCCCAGACCGGCTCGTTGACGATGCGCTCGGCCACCGCCGCCGACGCCGAGGATCTGGCCGCCATCGACAAGGAGATCGCCGACGGCCCCGCCCTGGTCTGCCCACGGGACGCCGCGGTCTGGCGCTACGAGATCGCCGGACGCCGCCCGGAGGACATCCTCCGGCGCAGCGTCGCCCTGCTGCTGGACGGCACCGACGTGCGCGGATACGTGGTCCACGGCTCCCGGCTCTCCACCGGCGGCCTGCTGACCGTCTTCGCCGCCGCCTGCCCGGACCCGGCCGACTGGCCGCACGCCGCCACCACCATGTATGCCCACCTCAACCACACCGGCCACGGTTTCGAGGCGGGCCAGCCGTTCACCGCGGTCCGGCTCCTGCTCGGCCCCGAACACCCGCTCGCGCAATTCGGCCCACCCGGCATCGCGGCCCGGCCCAGCGGCTGGTACATCCGCCACACCGACCCCGCCGACCTGCTGACCCGTCTCCAGCCGCTGCTGCGGAAACGCTGGCACGGCCTGCGCTGGCCCGAACCGGACCTGACCATCAACACCTACGGCCGCGCCGCCCGCCTGTCGTTCACCGACGGCGAACTGTCCACGGTGACAGCCGTCCGCAGCCCCGCCGGCCCGGACGACCACGCCCACATCCCCCCGGGCGCGCTGCTCCAGCTGGCCCTCGGCCACCGCACGATCCCCGAGGTGCTCGACACCTGGCCGGACTGCGTACTACGCGACCGCCTCACCGAACACTTCCTGACCGCTGCTTTCCCCCGCGTGCCCATCCGGATCTGGTCACGCGGCTAG
- a CDS encoding MFS transporter has protein sequence MRNTRAWLGLAILALPTLLVAMDMTALLLALPQLSADLGASAVEQLWISDSYGFLVAGLVITMGTLGDRIGRRRLLLIGAGAFAVLSVVAAFATSPLMLIVVRALLGAAGATLMPSTLALITTMFLDARDRGLAISIWATCQFTGGALGPVFAGFVLDRFWWGSIFLVAVPAMLLLLLAGPLLLPEFRSDRAGRLDPAGVALSLTAILCAVYGIKQLATGDATGAPAAAIIAGTFFVRRQLHTSTPLLDLRLFRSRPFTAVIVALVFAGIAMAGTGLLVTQYLQGVLGYSPFVSAVLFAPMGLGVAAGTLTAPLLARRMRPTSAIAGGLALSALGSLLLTSADGPVLVITGSTVLALGTGPLFALGTGLVVSSVPPERAGSAAAVSETGNYLGGSLGFALLGVVAAAVYRARAGGTSDSLAGALAAQDPALLHTAREAFTAALHVTGLLVTLIFVGLTTLLLAVARSGSTVQIDR, from the coding sequence ATGCGAAACACCCGGGCGTGGCTGGGTCTGGCCATCCTCGCACTGCCGACGCTGCTGGTCGCGATGGACATGACCGCGCTGCTGCTGGCCCTCCCCCAGCTCAGCGCCGATCTCGGCGCGAGCGCCGTCGAGCAGCTGTGGATCAGCGACAGCTACGGCTTCCTGGTCGCGGGCCTGGTCATCACGATGGGTACGCTCGGCGACCGCATCGGCCGTCGACGGCTCCTGCTGATCGGGGCGGGCGCGTTCGCCGTACTCTCCGTGGTTGCGGCCTTCGCCACCAGCCCGCTGATGCTGATCGTGGTCCGCGCCCTGCTGGGCGCCGCCGGCGCCACGCTGATGCCGTCCACTCTCGCGCTGATCACCACGATGTTCCTCGACGCCCGGGACCGTGGCCTCGCCATCTCGATCTGGGCGACCTGCCAGTTCACCGGCGGCGCGCTCGGCCCGGTGTTCGCCGGGTTCGTGCTCGACCGCTTCTGGTGGGGGTCGATCTTCCTGGTAGCCGTACCCGCCATGCTTCTCCTGCTGCTCGCAGGCCCGCTGCTGCTGCCCGAGTTCCGCAGCGATCGTGCCGGCCGCCTCGACCCGGCCGGCGTCGCGCTGTCGCTCACCGCGATCCTGTGCGCCGTCTACGGCATCAAACAGCTGGCCACCGGCGATGCGACCGGGGCACCGGCCGCAGCGATCATTGCGGGCACCTTTTTCGTACGCCGCCAGCTGCACACTTCCACGCCCCTGCTCGACCTGCGGCTGTTCCGCAGCCGCCCGTTCACCGCGGTCATCGTGGCGCTGGTCTTCGCCGGCATCGCCATGGCCGGCACCGGCCTGCTGGTCACCCAATATCTGCAGGGCGTCCTCGGCTACTCGCCGTTCGTCTCGGCCGTCCTGTTCGCCCCGATGGGCCTCGGCGTGGCCGCCGGCACCTTGACCGCCCCGCTGCTGGCCCGCCGCATGCGCCCCACCAGCGCGATCGCCGGCGGCCTGGCCCTCTCCGCGCTCGGCAGCCTGCTGCTGACCAGCGCCGACGGACCGGTTCTCGTGATCACCGGGAGCACCGTCCTCGCGCTCGGCACCGGCCCGCTGTTCGCCCTCGGGACCGGCCTGGTCGTCAGCTCGGTCCCTCCGGAGCGGGCCGGTTCGGCCGCCGCCGTCTCGGAAACCGGCAACTACCTGGGCGGCTCGCTCGGCTTCGCCCTGCTCGGAGTGGTCGCCGCAGCCGTCTACCGGGCCCGGGCCGGCGGCACCTCCGACTCGCTCGCCGGTGCCCTCGCCGCCCAGGACCCGGCCCTGCTCCACACCGCCCGCGAGGCCTTCACCGCCGCGCTGCACGTCACCGGCCTGCTCGTCACCCTGATTTTTGTCGGCCTGACCACACTGCTCCTGGCCGTAGCGCGTTCCGGTTCGACGGTACAAATAGACCGATGA
- a CDS encoding YciI family protein, translated as MRFLISLHINPAVLDALTDEEKAAIGDGHGKLLEAMKASGELITTLALADPSQAAVVSVRNDQPVVTDGPFLEAKEFLGGFYLVDCENKERAIELAAQIPDTRIPGLGVEVRQVMFADGNLDA; from the coding sequence ATGCGTTTCCTGATCAGCCTGCACATCAACCCGGCCGTGCTGGACGCCCTGACCGACGAGGAGAAGGCGGCCATCGGTGACGGGCACGGGAAGTTGCTCGAGGCGATGAAGGCGTCCGGTGAGCTGATCACCACGCTCGCGCTGGCCGACCCGTCGCAGGCCGCCGTGGTGTCGGTGCGCAACGACCAGCCGGTCGTGACCGATGGGCCGTTCCTCGAGGCGAAGGAGTTCCTGGGCGGCTTCTACCTGGTGGACTGCGAGAACAAGGAACGGGCGATCGAGCTGGCGGCGCAGATCCCGGACACCCGGATCCCGGGGCTCGGTGTCGAGGTGCGCCAGGTGATGTTCGCCGACGGGAATCTGGACGCGTGA
- a CDS encoding RNA polymerase sigma factor — MSVPAFGDLLRELAPQVLGVLVRRHGQFEGCEDAVQEAVLAASVQWPAEGVPENPRGWLMTVASRRLIDQMRSDHARRERETALATAEVPPAEVPDVDDTLKLLFLCCHPALTGASQTALTLRAVGGLTTAEIARAFLVPEATMAARISRAKQRIRAAGATFTLDPSRLPVVLQVLYLIFNEGYTASSGDSLHRVDLAREAIRLTRMVHAQLPEDSEVTGLLALMLLTDARRESRTTASGDLVPLDEQDRTRWDRGLVGEGMALAQVSLGGAALGPYQLQAAIAATHADAATAADTDWRQVHALYLILERIAPNPMVTLNRAIALASVEGPAAGLALLATLDGDERMAGHHRLWSVRAHLLEKAGDAAGAYDSYRKAARFTASLAERRYLESRASAISRSADSDGVNR; from the coding sequence GTGAGCGTACCGGCCTTCGGGGACCTGCTGCGCGAGCTCGCGCCGCAGGTCCTCGGTGTGCTGGTGCGCCGCCACGGGCAGTTCGAGGGGTGTGAGGATGCCGTCCAGGAAGCGGTCCTCGCGGCCAGCGTGCAGTGGCCGGCCGAAGGGGTGCCGGAGAATCCGCGCGGCTGGCTGATGACGGTCGCGTCGCGGCGGCTCATCGACCAGATGCGCAGCGACCACGCACGCCGCGAGCGGGAGACGGCCCTGGCCACGGCCGAAGTCCCGCCTGCCGAGGTGCCGGACGTCGACGACACCCTGAAGCTGCTGTTCCTCTGCTGCCATCCGGCCCTGACCGGAGCGTCGCAGACCGCCCTGACGTTGCGGGCGGTCGGCGGGCTGACCACGGCCGAGATCGCTCGGGCGTTCCTGGTGCCGGAGGCGACGATGGCCGCCCGGATCAGCCGGGCCAAGCAGCGGATCAGGGCGGCCGGCGCGACGTTCACGCTGGACCCGTCGCGGCTGCCGGTGGTCCTCCAGGTGCTCTATCTGATCTTCAACGAGGGGTACACCGCGTCGTCGGGCGACTCGTTGCACCGCGTCGACCTGGCGCGCGAGGCGATCCGGCTGACCCGGATGGTGCACGCGCAGCTGCCGGAGGACAGCGAGGTCACCGGGCTGCTGGCGCTGATGCTGTTGACCGACGCGCGGCGGGAGTCGCGGACCACGGCGTCGGGGGATCTGGTGCCGCTGGACGAGCAGGATCGCACGCGGTGGGACCGCGGGCTCGTCGGCGAGGGGATGGCGTTGGCCCAGGTGTCGCTGGGCGGGGCGGCGCTGGGTCCGTACCAGCTGCAGGCGGCGATCGCGGCGACCCACGCGGACGCGGCCACCGCGGCGGACACCGACTGGCGGCAGGTGCACGCGCTGTATCTGATCCTGGAGCGGATCGCGCCGAACCCGATGGTCACGCTGAACCGGGCGATCGCGCTGGCCTCGGTGGAGGGGCCGGCCGCGGGTCTGGCGCTGTTGGCGACGCTGGACGGGGACGAGCGGATGGCGGGGCATCACCGGTTGTGGTCGGTGCGGGCGCATCTGCTGGAGAAGGCCGGTGACGCGGCGGGGGCCTACGACAGCTATCGGAAGGCGGCGAGGTTCACGGCGAGCCTTGCGGAGCGGCGCTATCTGGAGTCGCGCGCGAGCGCCATCTCCCGGAGCGCCGACAGCGACGGTGTGAACAGGTAG
- a CDS encoding Dyp-type peroxidase, which produces MNPDPTGEPRLDLDDIQAHILPGFGHQHQRFLGWRLPDDDPAPAARALLATIAGRITPARHGLANRAIRKAVRHGLADPAQLTEPPAMAAALSPRTLRALGHPDLATIDEAVAVGMARRSYLRDPPSGTWAVGGPGKEIDILVILAGDDSELLAEATAEVCATATCELVHDQQAHRLPGDVEHFGFRDGISQPVLRGVVDDVGTALVTRTPMPLMPDHRAYAAPGDVLVWPGQFIFGLPRQSETAPARPAPARDMPALARNGSLLVYRKLEQDVAGFQADTARMAAELGTDPDALRAQLVGRWPDGRPLVGHADATRAELNHFNYDTDTPDIPDGPRGAGADPDGLRCPLAAHIRKVNPRDQETDKGPPAATLAFAILRRGITYGYPSDSERGLLFLCYQTDVTQQFELLAQRWANNPERPRQGMDNGVDLLIGRVRAGTPRRARLLDGEVSTFTDYVLPRGGAYLFTPSLSALREMALARDSR; this is translated from the coding sequence GTGAACCCGGACCCCACCGGCGAACCACGCCTCGACCTCGACGACATCCAAGCGCACATCCTGCCCGGCTTCGGCCACCAGCATCAGCGCTTCCTCGGCTGGCGCCTGCCCGACGACGATCCCGCCCCCGCAGCCCGCGCCCTGCTCGCCACGATCGCCGGCCGGATCACCCCGGCCAGGCACGGCCTGGCCAACCGCGCGATCCGCAAGGCGGTCCGGCACGGCCTGGCCGACCCCGCCCAGCTCACCGAGCCGCCGGCGATGGCCGCCGCCCTCTCCCCGCGGACCCTGCGCGCCCTCGGCCACCCCGATCTGGCCACGATCGACGAGGCGGTCGCGGTCGGCATGGCCCGCCGCAGCTACCTGCGCGACCCACCATCCGGGACCTGGGCCGTCGGTGGCCCGGGCAAAGAGATCGACATCCTGGTGATCCTGGCCGGCGACGACTCCGAACTCCTCGCCGAGGCCACCGCCGAGGTGTGCGCGACAGCCACCTGCGAACTCGTCCACGACCAGCAGGCACACCGGTTGCCCGGCGACGTCGAGCACTTCGGGTTCCGGGACGGGATCTCCCAGCCCGTCCTGCGCGGGGTCGTCGACGACGTAGGAACGGCGCTCGTCACGCGTACCCCCATGCCTTTGATGCCTGATCACCGCGCGTATGCCGCACCGGGCGACGTCCTGGTGTGGCCCGGTCAGTTCATTTTCGGTCTGCCCCGGCAGAGCGAGACGGCGCCGGCCCGGCCGGCGCCGGCGCGCGACATGCCTGCCCTGGCCCGCAACGGATCGCTGCTCGTCTATCGCAAGCTGGAGCAGGACGTGGCCGGTTTCCAGGCCGACACCGCGCGGATGGCCGCCGAGCTGGGCACGGACCCGGACGCGCTGCGTGCTCAGCTGGTCGGCCGCTGGCCGGACGGCCGCCCACTGGTCGGCCACGCCGACGCCACCCGGGCCGAACTCAATCATTTCAACTACGACACCGACACACCTGACATTCCGGACGGTCCGCGCGGGGCCGGCGCCGATCCGGACGGCCTGCGCTGCCCTCTCGCGGCCCACATCCGCAAGGTCAACCCCCGCGATCAGGAGACCGACAAGGGCCCGCCGGCCGCGACTCTCGCCTTCGCGATTCTGCGCCGAGGGATAACGTACGGCTACCCGTCCGATTCCGAGCGGGGTCTGCTGTTCCTGTGCTACCAGACCGACGTGACCCAGCAGTTCGAGCTGCTGGCCCAGCGCTGGGCGAACAACCCGGAACGCCCCCGGCAGGGCATGGACAACGGCGTCGACCTGCTGATCGGCCGGGTCCGCGCCGGAACACCGAGGCGGGCCCGGCTCCTCGACGGCGAGGTGTCCACGTTCACCGACTACGTGCTGCCGCGCGGCGGCGCCTACCTGTTCACACCGTCGCTGTCGGCGCTCCGGGAGATGGCGCTCGCGCGCGACTCCAGATAG